The proteins below are encoded in one region of Juglans regia cultivar Chandler unplaced genomic scaffold, Walnut 2.0 Scaffold_119, whole genome shotgun sequence:
- the LOC118345019 gene encoding class V chitinase-like has translation MASRDGVSRVKAGYWFCRPDYLIRPLQDLPIELFTHLYAGFAEVNSNNGAVTIPVKYSEKFQDFIRIVRERSQGRVKTLLSIGGEGSDISPVLINQRSRKKFIDDSISVARNFGFDGLDLCWLYPSSLRDNGLFLQVFLQEWRQATWQDANAGNHQNRLLLTAAVYHHPIIPGGAGLNFNYPCKAISDNLDWINVLAIEFYTPDNSPSLTGPVHAWSNPQEENRCGRSGIEAWIKDGVAAQKLVLGLPFSGYEWNLTNQNADNGLFAQAYPAHKDYKNIHAIVGKRNTDYGTSHVENYVATFSRNERSWIGYDDERCISTKVSAAIGTNHLNLRGCFAWHVGADDETWTLSRAGN, from the coding sequence ATGGCTTCCCGTGATGGTGTTTCCCGTGTGAAAGCCGGATACTGGTTTTGCCGGCCTGACTATTTAATCCGGCCGCTACAAGATTTGCCTATCGAACTCTTCACACATCTTTATGCCGGCTTTGCCGAGGTCAACAGTAATAATGGCGCGGTCACCATTCCTGTCAAGTACTCAGAAAAATTCCAAGACTTCATCAGAATCGTTCGAGAACGATCCCAGGGTCGGGTTAAAACTCTTTTATCCATTGGTGGTGAAGGCTCTGACATATCTCCAGTGTTGATCAATCAACGTTCACGTAAGAAATTCATAGATGACTCCATTAGTGTAGCCAGGAATTTCGGTTTCGATGGCCTTGACCTCTGCTGGCTATACCCGTCCTCCCTGAGAGACAACGGTCTCTTCCTCCAGGTATTCCTTCAGGAATGGCGTCAGGCCACGTGGCAAGATGCCAACGCTGGAAATCATCAGAATCGGTTGCTGCTAACCGCAGCGGTGTATCACCACCCGATCATTCCTGGTGGAGCCGGTCTCAATTTCAATTATCCTTGTAAGGCTATTTCAGACAACTTGGACTGGATCAACGTACTGGCCATTGAATTCTATACTCCCGACAACTCACCCAGTTTGACTGGACCGGTTCATGCGTGGTCTAATCCTCAGGAGGAAAACAGGTGTGGAAGATCAGGCATTGAGGCGTGGATTAAGGACGGAGTTGCGGCCCAAAAATTAGTCCTCGGTCTTCCATTTTCTGGCTATGAATGGAATCTAACGAACCAGAATGCTGATAATGGATTGTTTGCACAGGCTTATCCAGCACATAaagattacaaaaatatccatgCAATTGTCGGTAAGAGGAATACTGATTATGGAACCAGTCATGTTGAAAACTATGTTGCTACCTTCTCGCGTAACGAGAGGAGTTGGATTGGTTATGATGATGAAAGGTGCATCTCTACAAAGGTTAGCGCGGCAATTGGTACGAACCATTTAAATTTGCGCGGTTGCTTTGCATGGCATGTGGGCGCCGACGACGAGACATGGACTCTTTCGCGTGCAGGTAATTAG